In Streptomyces sp. P3, one DNA window encodes the following:
- a CDS encoding xanthine dehydrogenase family protein molybdopterin-binding subunit: MPFPTHGSARAEGAPAGTPTKITQGSGTKGGIGESTLRPDGTLKVTGEFAYSSDMWHEDMLWGQILRSPVAHAEIVSIDVREALATAGVHAVMTYDDLPTDVRTYGLEIQDTPVLAHGRVRHHGEPVAIVAADHPETARRAAAKIKVEYRELPVITDEASATAPDAPLIHEGRDDHHSAHVAHPNIVHRQPIVRGDAERAAARADFVVSGEYTFGMQDQAFLGPESGLAVPDEDGGVHLYIATQWLHSDLRQIAPVLGLPESKVRMTLAGVGGAFGGREDLSMQIHACLLALRTGKPVKIVYNRFESFFGHVHRHPARLTYEHGATKDGRLTHVKCRIVLDGGAYASASPAVVGNAASLSIGPYVVDDVDVEAVALYTNNPPCGAMRGFGAVQACFAYEAQMDRLADAVGMDRVEFRRLNAMEQGTIMPTGQPVDSPAPVAELLRRVKAMPLPPERQWESSEGADVRQLPGGLSNTTHGESVVRGIGYAVGIKNVGFSEGFDDYSTARVRMEVIAGEPVATVHTAMAEVGQGGVTVHAQIARTELGVAQVTIQPADTRVGSAGSTSASRQTYVTGGAVRNSCELVREKVLEIGRRRFGSYHPAWATAELLLEGGKVVTDGGEVLADLVDVLEDEAVEVEAEWRHRPTEPFDLRTGQGFGHVQYSFAAHRAVVEVDTELGLVKVIELACAQDVGKALNPLSVIGQIQGGTIQGLGVAVMEEIIVDPQTAKVRNPSFTDYLIPTILDTPTIPVDVLELADDHAPYGLRGVGEAPTLSSTPAVLAAIRNATGLELNRTPVRPEHLTGTA; this comes from the coding sequence ATGCCCTTCCCCACCCACGGCTCCGCTCGAGCGGAGGGCGCCCCCGCGGGCACCCCCACCAAGATCACCCAGGGTTCCGGGACCAAGGGCGGCATCGGCGAGTCCACGCTGCGTCCCGACGGCACCCTCAAGGTCACCGGCGAGTTCGCCTACTCGTCGGACATGTGGCACGAGGACATGCTGTGGGGCCAGATCCTGCGCTCCCCGGTCGCCCACGCCGAGATCGTCTCCATCGACGTCCGCGAGGCCCTCGCGACGGCCGGCGTCCACGCCGTCATGACCTACGACGACCTGCCGACCGACGTGCGCACCTACGGCCTGGAGATCCAGGACACCCCGGTCCTCGCCCACGGGAGGGTCCGCCACCACGGCGAGCCGGTCGCGATCGTGGCCGCCGACCACCCCGAGACCGCCCGCCGTGCGGCCGCCAAGATCAAGGTCGAGTACCGCGAGCTGCCCGTCATCACCGACGAGGCGTCCGCGACCGCCCCGGACGCGCCCCTGATCCACGAGGGCCGCGACGACCACCACAGCGCTCACGTCGCGCACCCCAACATCGTCCACCGCCAGCCGATCGTCCGCGGCGACGCCGAAAGGGCCGCCGCCCGGGCCGACTTCGTGGTCAGCGGCGAGTACACCTTCGGCATGCAGGACCAGGCCTTCCTCGGCCCCGAGTCGGGACTCGCCGTGCCGGACGAGGACGGCGGCGTCCACCTCTACATCGCCACCCAGTGGCTCCATTCCGACCTGCGTCAGATCGCCCCCGTCCTCGGCCTGCCCGAGAGCAAGGTGCGGATGACGCTGGCCGGCGTCGGCGGTGCGTTCGGCGGCCGCGAGGACCTGTCCATGCAGATCCACGCCTGCCTGCTGGCCCTGCGCACCGGGAAACCCGTCAAAATCGTTTACAACCGTTTCGAGTCCTTCTTCGGACACGTCCACCGCCACCCTGCCAGGCTCACCTACGAACACGGCGCCACCAAGGACGGCAGACTCACCCATGTGAAGTGCCGCATCGTCCTGGACGGCGGCGCGTACGCCTCCGCCTCCCCCGCGGTCGTCGGCAACGCCGCCTCGTTGTCGATCGGTCCCTACGTGGTCGACGACGTCGACGTCGAGGCCGTCGCCCTCTACACCAACAACCCGCCCTGCGGCGCCATGCGCGGCTTCGGCGCGGTCCAGGCGTGCTTCGCCTACGAGGCGCAGATGGACAGGCTCGCCGACGCGGTGGGCATGGACCGGGTGGAGTTCCGCCGGCTCAACGCCATGGAGCAGGGCACGATCATGCCCACCGGCCAGCCGGTCGACTCCCCGGCGCCGGTCGCCGAACTCCTGCGCCGCGTCAAGGCGATGCCGCTGCCGCCGGAGCGCCAGTGGGAGAGCAGCGAGGGCGCGGACGTCCGGCAGCTGCCCGGCGGTCTGTCCAACACCACGCACGGCGAGAGCGTCGTCCGAGGAATCGGTTACGCGGTCGGTATCAAGAATGTCGGCTTCTCCGAGGGCTTCGACGACTACTCGACCGCCAGGGTCCGCATGGAGGTGATCGCCGGCGAGCCCGTCGCGACCGTCCACACCGCGATGGCGGAGGTCGGCCAGGGCGGTGTGACCGTCCACGCCCAGATCGCCCGCACGGAGCTGGGCGTCGCTCAGGTGACCATCCAGCCGGCCGACACCCGGGTGGGCAGCGCCGGCTCCACCTCGGCCTCCCGGCAGACCTACGTCACCGGCGGCGCCGTCAGGAACTCCTGCGAGCTCGTCCGGGAGAAGGTCCTGGAGATCGGGCGCCGCAGGTTCGGCTCCTACCATCCCGCCTGGGCCACCGCCGAGCTGCTCCTGGAGGGCGGCAAGGTCGTCACCGACGGCGGCGAGGTCCTCGCCGACCTGGTCGACGTGCTCGAGGACGAGGCCGTCGAGGTCGAGGCCGAGTGGCGGCACCGGCCGACCGAGCCCTTCGACCTGCGCACCGGACAGGGCTTCGGGCACGTCCAGTACTCCTTCGCCGCGCACCGCGCCGTCGTCGAGGTCGATACCGAACTCGGCCTGGTGAAGGTGATCGAGCTGGCCTGCGCCCAGGACGTCGGAAAAGCGCTGAATCCGCTTTCCGTCATCGGCCAGATCCAGGGTGGCACCATCCAGGGACTGGGCGTCGCGGTCATGGAGGAGATCATCGTCGACCCGCAGACCGCGAAGGTCAGGAACCCGTCCTTCACGGACTATCTGATCCCCACGATCCTCGACACGCCGACCATCCCCGTGGACGTGCTCGAACTCGCCGACGACCACGCGCCGTACGGGCTGCGCGGTGTCGGCGAGGCGCCCACCCTGTCGTCGACGCCGGCCGTCCTCGCGGCGATCCGGAACGCGACCGGACTGGAGCTCAACCGCACACCGGTCCGTCCGGAGCATCTGACCGGCACGGCGTGA
- a CDS encoding XdhC family protein, which yields MLDIAEELDRWVEQGRDFAVATVVAVGGSAPRQPGAALAVDADGTAIGSVSGGCVEGAVYELCRQALEDGRSVRERFGYSDDDAFAVGLTCGGIIDVLVTPVRAGDPVRPVIAAGLRAAAAGEAAALARIVNGPAHLVGRALLVHADGARGDDTPWARRVAAHHGGLGAHPELDRTVAAEAGALLDAGRTGTVEIGERGARCGAPLTVLVESSVPPPRMIVFGAIDFASALVRVGKFLNYHVTICDARPVFATAARFPEADEIVVEWPHRYLERTRVDARTVLCVLTHDAKFDVPLLRLALRLPVAYVGAMGSRRTHLDRNARLREVGVTEMELARLRSPIGLDLGARTPEETALSIAAEIVAERRGGSGVPLTGAHTPIHHDVTAPPAGRIGSVA from the coding sequence ATGCTGGACATCGCCGAAGAGCTCGACCGGTGGGTCGAGCAGGGCCGCGACTTCGCCGTCGCCACCGTGGTGGCCGTCGGCGGCAGCGCGCCCCGCCAGCCCGGCGCCGCCCTCGCGGTGGACGCCGACGGCACGGCGATCGGCTCGGTCTCCGGCGGCTGCGTGGAGGGCGCGGTGTACGAGCTGTGCCGACAGGCGCTGGAGGACGGGCGGTCGGTACGTGAACGCTTCGGCTACAGCGACGACGACGCTTTCGCCGTGGGGCTCACCTGCGGGGGGATCATCGACGTGCTGGTCACCCCGGTGCGGGCCGGCGATCCCGTCCGCCCGGTGATCGCGGCCGGTCTGCGGGCCGCGGCCGCCGGGGAGGCGGCGGCGCTGGCGAGGATCGTGAACGGACCCGCCCACCTCGTCGGCCGCGCGCTGCTGGTGCACGCGGACGGCGCTCGCGGCGACGACACCCCCTGGGCCCGCCGCGTCGCTGCCCACCACGGCGGTCTCGGCGCCCACCCCGAGCTCGACCGCACCGTCGCGGCCGAGGCCGGAGCGTTGTTGGACGCCGGCCGCACCGGCACGGTGGAGATCGGCGAGCGGGGCGCACGCTGCGGGGCGCCGCTCACGGTCCTCGTGGAGTCCTCGGTGCCCCCGCCCCGGATGATCGTGTTCGGCGCGATCGACTTCGCGTCGGCACTGGTACGCGTCGGCAAGTTCCTGAACTACCACGTGACAATCTGCGACGCCCGCCCCGTCTTCGCGACCGCCGCCCGTTTCCCCGAGGCCGACGAGATCGTCGTCGAGTGGCCGCACAGGTACCTCGAGCGCACGAGGGTGGACGCGCGGACCGTCCTGTGCGTCCTCACCCACGACGCCAAGTTCGACGTACCGCTGCTCCGGCTGGCGTTGCGGCTGCCGGTCGCCTACGTCGGCGCGATGGGATCCCGCCGCACCCACCTCGACCGCAACGCCCGGCTGCGCGAAGTGGGAGTCACAGAAATGGAGCTGGCGCGGCTTCGATCCCCCATCGGCCTCGACCTGGGGGCCCGCACGCCCGAGGAGACGGCGCTGTCGATCGCCGCGGAGATCGTCGCCGAACGGCGCGGCGGCAGCGGGGTCCCGCTCACCGGGGCGCACACGCCGATCCACCACGACGTGACGGCGCCGCCGGCCGGCCGGATCGGTTCGGTGGCCTGA
- a CDS encoding SRPBCC family protein: MVIFQVERTVPLSVEDAWRRLTDWSRHGDVVPFTRVLVRTPPPTRTGTVFVARSGLGPLAFDDPMEVTGWQPPTADGPGRCRLEKRGRVVLGWAAIEVRPCPGGRTRVIWREELRVRFLPSLFDPLVRASAGSIFGRAADRLLRTP; encoded by the coding sequence GTGGTCATCTTCCAGGTGGAACGCACGGTCCCGCTCTCCGTGGAGGACGCCTGGCGGCGTCTGACGGACTGGTCCCGGCACGGCGACGTGGTGCCCTTCACCCGCGTCCTCGTGCGCACTCCCCCGCCGACTCGCACGGGCACGGTCTTCGTGGCGCGTTCGGGCCTCGGCCCGCTCGCCTTCGACGACCCGATGGAGGTGACCGGGTGGCAGCCGCCCACCGCCGACGGGCCGGGCCGGTGCCGGCTGGAGAAGCGGGGGCGGGTCGTCCTCGGCTGGGCCGCGATCGAGGTGCGGCCGTGCCCCGGCGGCCGGACCAGGGTGATCTGGCGTGAGGAGTTGCGGGTGCGCTTTCTCCCGTCCCTCTTCGACCCCCTCGTGAGAGCCTCGGCGGGCTCAATCTTCGGACGCGCGGCCGACCGTCTCCTGCGCACCCCCTGA